In the Sphingobacterium sp. PCS056 genome, AATGATCAAACACCATAGCGGTCAAACTATCTTCTGAAATGGATAAACGACCTTTTGATCGTTCAAAATATGATATCATTTATAACTTCTTTAATTAAATTTATTTAATTAGATTTTCAGGCTTTAATTGATGCAATTAAGTAATCATCTTGAGAGAATTACCTCCCTGCATCGACTTACCACATCTATATCTCTGCAATAGGCGCAATAATAAATAATAATATCACAATGACTTTACGGGAAACCAGAAAAATATATTTCTATTGTTCTTAAAATACACAGGATATATCCAGAGGAGATATTAAAGTGAAGATTTACTTTAGTTTTGAATAATGTGGTCTTTAATAAAGTGACCATTACCAAATACAATTCTGGTAGGATATTCGCCAACTATACGCGCTGCGAACCAGTGTTCCAATTCATGCAGTACGATGATGAAAAGAGTCTATAGCCAGAAAACAAAATAATTCAATTGAAGGAAAACTATAAATCTAAAAGTTGAATATGCAATTTTGTGTAAACCATTCACTCTCTACGTGACGAAAGCTCGGAGCGATAAGCAGTCTGCGATGTTTGTTTTACGGGTAACCTTAAACCTTATGAGCAATAAAATTATTAAACGTAAAAGACTAAAACATAAATCCAAAATTTTATCCAAAACATTTATTTTAAATCTTTGTTAATTGATTATTCTTAATAAGCCAGTAATAAGATTTAACCATCTAAATCGTGAAAACAATGCTATATAATTTTAGAAATATTTTATTTTTTATAAGATATACTAAGCTTCGAAGCGAAGTACTTAAATCTATTCGACAAACAAGCCATAATAAAAATCCTCCATAAATAATACTAAATTTTCCTTCGTGGCATCTGAAATTAAACCAGATTACCATTAAGAATCTAACTTAATTTAGTGCATATAGATATCTAACTAACCAAAGTAAACCAATATGAAAGCAATACAACTTATTATAGTATTTTTATTGTTTGTTCAATTTAGCTTAGCGCAAACTAAAATAACAGGAACCATAACCGATGGTTCGGGAAAACCAGTACAGGGTGTTTCTATTAAAAATAGGAGTCAAAAAGGTGTTAATACGATCTCTTTTGCAGATGGGACATTTACAATACCTGCAAATTTAAAAGACACTATCGAAGTTTCTTTGATCGGCTTTAGTCCTTCAATATTTATTGTCAACTCATTAGATAATCCAAATAAAATTAAATTAGCAGAAAACTTACTAGAGGACGTAATTGTTGTGGCAAGCAGCTCTAGATCCAGCTGGGTAGGTGCAACTTTATTTTATAATCTTGATGGATCTAATTTAGATAATGTTGTTGGAGCAGGTAAAGTTAAATTAAATACTGTTAAAAATTTAAATGGACCATTTCGTTTAAATGTTATAGGCAATATATCGAAATTTAGTAGTGCTACAAATACAGAAAAAATATCTAGTGATATATTAGAAATCAGTCAATCAACTCAAGGACTCTCTGCTGGACTTGAACCTATATATTTGATTGTAAATAATCCTCAAGACAAAATATATTTCAATGCATATGGAAACTTATTATATAAACTCAATAATTTTCAAAAAGTAAATAACTCTGATAAGGATATTGCTTTAAGTCAAGGAAGATTTACATTAGGATTAGAATTTGATGGCATAGAATTTTCAGATGGTGGCGGACTGTTGCACTTTGGTATTGAAGGAAGTCTTACATCTTTTAGTAAGGATAAATATAATCAAATTTTTAACCAACAAAAATCTTCACTCTATACGTTAGAGATGACATTTATAATGCCTCTCTTTGGAAAACTTGGTTTGATGCTTAATCATACAATAACACAAGGAATCAAACCTGTGTCTGGAGTTGGAATGGTTATAAAAAACTAACATGCAATAATACATAGCCGAAGAAATATTATACCATTAATGCAGTTTACATCTAAAAAAAATTATAATTTGGAAAGACTAAATTCGTGATTATCTTTGCATTAAAAGTACACTCCACGCTACACATAGGAACAGCGTACCAGAGCGTGTCTTTCGTTTTATAGACCATTTTTAGACCACATTTTATATTTGCAATGGAAACTTTCACGATAAATGATCAAGTTCAGGAATTAAATGATCGCGGGTTTTAGGTCTCAATAAATGATGAATGAGATTTTAGATTTTTGGCCAATTATACTGCTAATAGCTACAATAGGATTAGTTATATATCTGCGTCCAGTGATTAAAGGCTATCTAGGTGAATCGACGATTCGGTTTATTCTATTGTTCTTAAACAAGAAAGAATATAAGGTACTCAATAATGTTCGAGTCTTTCATAATGGTATAATGGCTCAGATAGACCATGTTGTCGTATCAAGATTTGGTGTATTTGTGATCGAAACTAAAAACTATTATGGTTGGATATTTGGGAGTGAAAATGCTTACCAATGGGAACAAGTTATATTTAATAATACTTACGAATTTTATAATCCGATACGTCAAAACCTGGGGCATATTAAAGCTTTACAGGCTAACCTGAACCAATATCCGGCTCTTGATTATTTTCCGATTGTAGTTTTTACCCGCGGATCTAAACTAAAGGTAAATAGCTCCTTTCCTGTTATAAAATATTATTATTTACTCAAAACGATTAAAAGCGTGACAGAGATAAATATAAGTGAGGAGATTAGGGATGATATCTATAACTTAGTACTTAAAATAAATGGCAACAAACCGCTTATAACACCAAAAAAGGCAACAGATGAAGATTATATTAATAATAATAAAAACATCTGCCCTTATTGTGGTAACACACTAATTTCAAAAAGTGGTAAGTATGGCAAATTTCTTGGTTGCGCAGATTATCCTAGATGTACTTATACTAAGAAGATTGGACAGAATCAGTTGTAAATTAATATTTCAGTTATGTTAATATAAAAGTATTGATATAACTAAGTTATCTTAAAATGAATCTATCATTTCAATGAGATCTTCATTTTTTTTAGCAATAATTTATTTTGGCAAAGAACAGAAACACGAAATGAAAAAAACTAAACTTTGGAATTGGAAAATTATTTTGTGTTTCATAGTTCTAGGCGCTATAATTTACCATAGTTGCTCTAGAGATGAAAATGAATATGATCAAGTATCTTACACTGACATAAAAGATTGGGAAAAGGGTAAACGAAAAGATTGGTCAAATAAAGATAGCTCAGTGATCGTTTATAGCCTTTTTAAGAACCTATCATTTTTAGACGACTATGTCATGTATTCTTGTATCGAAGTCAGAAATAAACGAGATACGTTGTTTTATATCAGACAAAAACAATATGACATGGGCGAAGTTGTATCTGGAGACAGCTTAGTTGTTGCACATCAAGATAATCATGCTATTGGTGGTTGGTGGGAAATAACACCCAGGTACCAGCACCGATTAGATGTTGATAGTATAAAATGGAGTGAAACATTAAAGGACAGAAAAGATATTGCAGCGCAACTAGTAAATGCCAGTCAGTTGAAACATGCAGTCTATAAACTGGAAAAATCTGGCCTAGTAAAAGTCTTTAACAATGATAATCCTTTAGACCGTAAGAATAAGAAATCTTACGATAACGAGGGCATATATTATGTGAGTCCACTGAGCTTCGCTCCTGTTAGTGTGTACAATCTAGATGCTATCAGCAAGCTCTTGTTAACGGATAATCCACCAAAGACTTTAAAAGCGATTCCGATTCTGGATTAGCAATAGATATTTTTTAAGAAGATGATTACATATTAAAAGAAAGTGCTGGAGATCCATGTAAAATTAGAAATTAATACAGTTCTAGCTGATTCAAATCTCCAAATATTAATCCTGTGATCACTATATACCAACAAACAATACCTAAAATTATAAGTATAATCTGCTTTGTTGAAAAAGATGATTGGTACTCACTTTTGAACCGGCTATCTTGAACTTTTCCATAATTGGATGCCTGAAAAGGTGGTATCATCAAGAATATCCATACCATAGAAAATAGACTGGATAAAAACGATATGAGCGATGTGATGGTAAAAAATATATACATTAATAAAAGGAAGACCGCATTATACTGTTTGCTATACCCAAACGATCTGGCATAATCCAATATCCTTTTAAATAGTGAATAAATGAAGATAATTGACAAGATAGCACGCAGGGCAGGTTGAATTTTGAGGCTATCTTTTTCTTTAAAAAATCGCCATTCCTTATACATCCACCAAAGCGCATACAACCCAAATGTTACAAAATTAAGTATAGTAAATTGTGATATAGTAATCAACTTTTGATCCTCAATCCGATATTCCCATGACTGGTATTCGTGTTCTAAATTTTCATTCATATTGTCTATAAGTCTGGTTAATTATTTTGAATGACAAATATGGTTAATATTTAGGATATGAAGTGAAAATCATTAAGATTACTACCCTACTATCGATGCAATTATTAACAATTCATGTATTTTTTATATTCAAACCGTGTTCTATAGCGCAAAATGTAGGAAACATGTAAAACTTAAATCTATGTAACCCTTAAAAAATGCACAACATAAAATAACTACTGAAAAAAAATACCCATCTATTCAATATAAATCGAGTATTTAAAGATAAAGAAACATCAATTTAAATAAATTCTCTATAACAAGAATTTTTCATTATCTTTAAACAACTAATTATAATACATAATTAAAAGACAAGGCCGATATTATAGCTAACAGCGACACCAATTCTTGATATGGGTAAAATAATATCAGTATTATCTATAATTATCCTTATGACCTTTTTGTTAACAACACTATATTAATTCACCATGTCTATTTAAAACTTAAATTTCAAAAAATGAAAAATTATTTCTTTTTATTACCTGTTATGATTGCTCTGATGTCTGGATGTGCAAAAAATATAAGCGATCCTCTCGTGGAAAAAGACCCTGTAAATATGGATAGTATCTATCAGGAACCTACAGATCCGTTCCTAGGAACTCCGGATAAGATGTCTGTGGTCATGGTTTCTGCTAGTAAAGTCATCTATAATAAATGGCAAAACTTCTTCGTTCACCCTGAAGATTCTTATATCATGATTTGGCCCAGTGAAAACAGAAAGTTAGTCATAAAAGATGTTGATAAAGCAATAAAAGGCATAGTAACAGACGAAATTACAAAAACAGAAGTTGAAACAAATTTTGTACATAAAGGAACTGGTATTACTTTTCAAGATTTAATTCCTGGAAAATACACGGTAGCAGTAATACTGAATGAAGATGTGGAGAACGGCAAGAAGGCATACAGTACAAAAGAGATCACGGTAAAACAATATGGAAAGATCTATATGAAGAAAATATTCTCTTATAATATTAAGGATAGTGAATTTGAAGAGTGGACAACTAAATTGATCGAAAAATGAAAATTAAATTCGTAAT is a window encoding:
- a CDS encoding carboxypeptidase-like regulatory domain-containing protein, whose product is MKAIQLIIVFLLFVQFSLAQTKITGTITDGSGKPVQGVSIKNRSQKGVNTISFADGTFTIPANLKDTIEVSLIGFSPSIFIVNSLDNPNKIKLAENLLEDVIVVASSSRSSWVGATLFYNLDGSNLDNVVGAGKVKLNTVKNLNGPFRLNVIGNISKFSSATNTEKISSDILEISQSTQGLSAGLEPIYLIVNNPQDKIYFNAYGNLLYKLNNFQKVNNSDKDIALSQGRFTLGLEFDGIEFSDGGGLLHFGIEGSLTSFSKDKYNQIFNQQKSSLYTLEMTFIMPLFGKLGLMLNHTITQGIKPVSGVGMVIKN
- a CDS encoding nuclease-related domain-containing protein, coding for MMNEILDFWPIILLIATIGLVIYLRPVIKGYLGESTIRFILLFLNKKEYKVLNNVRVFHNGIMAQIDHVVVSRFGVFVIETKNYYGWIFGSENAYQWEQVIFNNTYEFYNPIRQNLGHIKALQANLNQYPALDYFPIVVFTRGSKLKVNSSFPVIKYYYLLKTIKSVTEINISEEIRDDIYNLVLKINGNKPLITPKKATDEDYINNNKNICPYCGNTLISKSGKYGKFLGCADYPRCTYTKKIGQNQL